The region GTGGATGGTTGGACAGCGGGCTGGTGCCGATCAGGCCCATCTGGGCGCCCTTGTCGCCGCCCAGCCCGCCCATCTGGCTGAACATCGACGACACCTGCTGCAGCGGCTGGGTCAGCTGTTGCATCGGCTGCATCACCATCTGGCCGGCCTGCTGCGGCAGTTGTCCGAGCGTCGAACCCAGCTGCGAGGCCAGTTGCATGCCCATCTGCATGCCTTGCTGCGCGCCCTGCTGCAGTTGACCCTGTTGCGAAAACTGTTGTGCGTTCTGGGCTTTCTGCGCCTGACCCTCTGCGGTGGTCGCCATCTGATTGGCCTGCGCCGCGGCGCGCCCTGTCTGCAAGCCCGCCGATTCGATGGTGGCCTGCGCGCCGACGTGGGCGATCGCCGTTTCGCGAGCCACCGCCCCGGCGGTCATCGCCGCGGCCTGGCCCAGCGCCGCACCCGTCGCGGCCTCGCCGACGCCGGGGATGACAATCGGCTTCATCGGCATGATCGGCTCGAACAGAATGTTCAGCGCCGTCTCAGCGGCATAGACGTCCATCGCGCCTGCGGCCTGGTTCCACATCCGCACGAAATAGTCGAACTCGTTGACTCCGATGGGCACCGTGTTGATGCCGAGGAAGTTGGTGGCCTCCAGCACGGCGTGGGTGACGTGGTTGGCCTCGATCTCCGGAATGGGCGGCGTGGTGATCATCGCCATGTCGTAGGAGTTGGCCTGCGCGGTCGCCTGCAATGCGCGCTTTTGCGCCTGCGCCGACACGGTGCGTAGCCAGACGACCATCGGCATGGTTGCGGAGACGGCTCGTTCACTGGCCGTACCGCTCCACGCCGAGGTCAGCGCGGCCAGGGTGCCCGCCAACTCGTCGGCCTGAGTTTCCAGTTCGATCGCAAACGCCTCCCAGCCCGCGGCGGCCTGGAGCATCGGCACCGAGCCGGCCCCAAACATCAACCGCGCGGTGTTCAACTCGGGCGGCATCGCATGCCAGATCATGATCGACTAAGAACCCAGATTTGCCTGATCGACTGCGGCTACTAGGAAAGAGCGGCGGCGTTGGCGCCGTCGACCGCGGTGTAGATGCCCGCTGCTTCCATGTACGCGGCACCCGCCCGCGTGAGTTCTTCCTGCGCAAACGTGTTCTGCGCGAGACTCTCGACGCCCTCTGCGGCGAAGGCCGCCGCCGCCATCGCGGAGACCTCTTCGGCACCGGCGGGCACCAACGCCGTCACGGCCGCCGAGGCCGTGGTGCCGGACGCCAGCCCACGGGCGCCGTTTGCGACCACCTGGGCACCGAGGCCGACGGCCCCGGGATTGTGTTCCATGGGTTGCATTTGCGGATACTCCTTTTCCGTGTCAAAAACCCTGCATATTGGTTTGTGCGCAGCCCAACGACAATTGCCTAAACGTACCGAAATCTGGTCCCCGACCACTTTGCTGGCACGTCGTTTCCGACTTTGCTGAGCGTCTTTGTCATAGTCTAGCGGCCCCCGAGGGGTGCTGCCGACACTTCTTCTTCCGGTGGATCCACATAGGCCGCCTGAATGACCTCCTTGCCGTCCGGCGAGACGAGGAACGCCTGGCCGGGCGGACGCCGTTTGAGCTTGATCTCGCTCGACGGGAACTCCTGCTTCTCCCCGGACAGGAACATGGTCGGCGACCCCGCGCCGTAGGCGGCGCCGACGAACTTGTCCATGGTCGCTCGATGCGCCTGGCTCATCTGGCACGTGACGATGATGTGCAGGCCGATGTCCGCCGCCGCGGGCAGCAGCGGGAACAGCGGCGCCATCGGGGGCACCACGCCGCTGGCCGCGACGATCATGTGCCAGTCGTCGACGAGCAGCACCACATCCGGGCCCGTCCACCACGACCTGGCCCGCAATTGCGCGGTGGTCAGGTCCGGTGGGGGCAGCCGCTTCTGCAGGTTGACCGCCAGTGCCTTGATGGCCTCTTCGAGCGTGGCGTTGTTGCGGTTGACGGCGCCGGCGTCGAGCAGATGACTCTCGGGCACCGCGTCGAGCAGACCCGACCGATAGTCGGCGAGCATGAACCGCACCTGCGCCGGGCTGTTGCGCTTGCAGATGGCCTGCGACACGGCGTGCGCGATACGCGTCTTGCCCGACTTCGGTGCGCCGAAGATCAACAGGTGCGGCGTCATGTACATCGGGTTGTAGGCCACCGACAGGTCAGACTCCCGAA is a window of Mycobacterium sp. 3519A DNA encoding:
- a CDS encoding PPE family protein produces the protein MIWHAMPPELNTARLMFGAGSVPMLQAAAGWEAFAIELETQADELAGTLAALTSAWSGTASERAVSATMPMVVWLRTVSAQAQKRALQATAQANSYDMAMITTPPIPEIEANHVTHAVLEATNFLGINTVPIGVNEFDYFVRMWNQAAGAMDVYAAETALNILFEPIMPMKPIVIPGVGEAATGAALGQAAAMTAGAVARETAIAHVGAQATIESAGLQTGRAAAQANQMATTAEGQAQKAQNAQQFSQQGQLQQGAQQGMQMGMQLASQLGSTLGQLPQQAGQMVMQPMQQLTQPLQQVSSMFSQMGGLGGDKGAQMGLIGTSPLSNHPLVGGSGAGSGAGLVRAASLPGAGGTAARTPLMSKLVGAELEPTVSPVSVAAGAAAGASAAGLAPVGSGGGAGPMGMMGHGQKSGGTKQALTAPSPLVYDLAEDEEDDW
- a CDS encoding PE family protein, with protein sequence MQPMEHNPGAVGLGAQVVANGARGLASGTTASAAVTALVPAGAEEVSAMAAAAFAAEGVESLAQNTFAQEELTRAGAAYMEAAGIYTAVDGANAAALS